One part of the Streptomyces lienomycini genome encodes these proteins:
- a CDS encoding AAA family ATPase, with translation MKHGERARADRSPAGDPGSAVVGRETETADIMRRVAAGRSHSAVLVVEGDPGAGKSVLLDLAVRRTRDAGHRVLRAVGGESEAHLAFAGLHQLLRPVLGDLDGLPARQRAALRTALGLAEHAETPDPMLVGLAVLTLVSDLAEPAPLLVVVDDAQWIDRASLDVLSFLARRMDSEPVTLLVGVRAAAVLPGFDKGYARLEVGPLSGDAANRLLDAQPERPTGRTRVRILQEAAGNPLALVELARAAASSTPVGSAVEGPLPVTDRLVGIFARHVGQLPEATRRALLMLAAADAVDAPAAARGLPEADDTLWVPAERAGLVRQDTAGIAFRHPLVRSAVYHAASFEERRHAHLALARLLGEEPDRRAWHLAAATVRPDEQVAAVLLETAGRARRRGGHAAAAAALERASELSPRRADQARLLADAADMAVFTGQLGWVKHLAGEVRKRTDDPALTSRAALATGQLMTLGPHHTAAFALLARIADEAADDRSPRLLDALAAAAVVRYYSGEESQRQRIEALLPDLPDSAAGGALRAWVRAVSDPAGAGASLVPALPELIAEAGDDARALTALAIVAWLLDQTTLAARTFDEAFGRWQAHGPLPAGLGCAAGWAYLEQGRWAEARSVAAEIAVVASQAGLDHAEACARALDAAVVALLGEPAAARGEAERALALVDPLESRSVAVFARRALGLAAVAEGDYDTAYAHFRSAFTEDGDPVHYHVSPTVLADLAAAAVRRGQREPAAELLERSVRHLGTGMSARVALLVERGRALLADPEHAERHFRAALADDAGEQWPFERAQTRLDYGEWLRRRRRIAEARPLLTGALDTFRRLGARPWIERTRAELRAAGVEATSATPRALTELSPQQQQIVRLAARGLTNREIGERLFLSPRTVGSHLYRVFPKLGVTARSQLRDAVDRPPVTATAAHLTSVTRHIG, from the coding sequence GTGAAGCATGGTGAACGCGCTCGGGCGGACCGAAGCCCGGCCGGCGATCCCGGTTCGGCCGTGGTGGGCCGGGAGACCGAGACCGCGGACATCATGAGGCGCGTCGCCGCCGGCCGGTCCCACAGCGCGGTGCTGGTCGTCGAGGGCGACCCCGGGGCCGGCAAGAGCGTCCTGCTCGACCTCGCCGTGAGGCGGACCCGCGATGCCGGTCACCGGGTGCTGCGAGCGGTCGGCGGCGAGTCCGAGGCGCACCTCGCCTTCGCCGGTCTGCACCAGCTGCTCCGCCCGGTGCTCGGCGACCTGGACGGCCTGCCGGCCCGGCAGCGGGCCGCGCTCCGGACCGCCCTGGGGCTGGCCGAACACGCCGAGACCCCCGATCCCATGCTCGTCGGCCTGGCGGTGCTGACACTGGTGTCGGACCTGGCGGAACCGGCACCGCTGCTCGTGGTGGTGGACGACGCCCAGTGGATCGACCGCGCGTCGCTGGACGTCCTCTCCTTCCTGGCCCGGCGCATGGACAGCGAGCCCGTGACGCTGCTGGTGGGCGTGCGCGCCGCGGCCGTACTGCCCGGCTTCGACAAGGGGTACGCGCGCCTGGAGGTCGGCCCGTTGAGCGGGGACGCGGCGAACCGATTGCTCGACGCGCAGCCGGAGCGGCCCACCGGCCGCACCCGGGTCCGGATCCTGCAGGAGGCGGCGGGCAATCCGCTGGCCCTGGTCGAGCTGGCCCGCGCCGCCGCGAGCAGCACGCCGGTGGGCAGCGCGGTGGAGGGGCCGCTGCCCGTCACCGACCGGCTGGTGGGGATCTTCGCCCGGCACGTGGGGCAGCTGCCGGAAGCCACCCGCCGCGCCCTGCTGATGCTCGCCGCCGCCGACGCGGTGGACGCCCCGGCGGCCGCCCGGGGTCTGCCCGAGGCGGACGACACGCTGTGGGTGCCCGCCGAACGGGCCGGTCTCGTCCGGCAGGACACCGCCGGGATCGCGTTCCGCCACCCGCTCGTGCGCTCGGCGGTCTACCACGCCGCGTCCTTCGAGGAACGCAGGCACGCGCATCTCGCTCTCGCCCGGTTGCTGGGCGAGGAGCCCGACCGCCGCGCCTGGCACCTCGCCGCCGCGACCGTGCGGCCCGACGAGCAGGTGGCGGCGGTCCTCCTGGAGACCGCCGGCCGGGCCCGGCGCCGGGGCGGACACGCGGCCGCCGCGGCCGCGCTGGAGCGCGCCTCGGAACTCAGCCCGCGCCGCGCGGACCAGGCACGGCTGCTGGCCGACGCCGCGGACATGGCCGTCTTCACCGGCCAGCTCGGCTGGGTCAAGCACCTGGCCGGTGAGGTACGCAAGCGCACCGACGACCCGGCGCTGACCAGCCGGGCCGCGCTGGCGACGGGGCAGCTCATGACCCTGGGCCCGCACCACACGGCCGCCTTCGCGCTGCTGGCGCGCATCGCCGACGAGGCGGCGGACGACCGGTCGCCCCGCCTGCTGGACGCGCTGGCCGCCGCGGCGGTGGTCCGCTACTACTCGGGCGAGGAGTCCCAGCGGCAGCGGATCGAGGCCCTGCTCCCCGACCTGCCGGACTCCGCCGCGGGCGGTGCGCTGCGCGCCTGGGTACGGGCCGTCTCCGACCCCGCCGGCGCGGGTGCGTCCCTCGTTCCGGCGCTGCCGGAGCTGATCGCCGAGGCCGGGGACGACGCCCGGGCTCTGACCGCGCTCGCCATCGTGGCCTGGCTCCTCGACCAGACCACCCTCGCCGCCAGGACCTTCGACGAGGCGTTCGGCCGCTGGCAGGCCCACGGCCCGCTGCCGGCCGGGCTGGGCTGCGCCGCCGGCTGGGCCTACCTGGAGCAGGGCCGCTGGGCCGAGGCCCGCTCGGTGGCCGCCGAGATCGCGGTGGTGGCCTCGCAGGCCGGGCTGGACCACGCCGAGGCGTGTGCGCGGGCGCTCGACGCGGCCGTGGTGGCGTTGCTCGGTGAGCCGGCCGCCGCGCGCGGGGAGGCCGAGCGGGCCCTGGCCCTCGTCGATCCGCTGGAGAGCCGCTCCGTCGCGGTCTTCGCCCGCCGTGCCCTGGGGCTGGCGGCGGTGGCCGAGGGCGACTACGACACCGCGTACGCCCACTTCCGCTCCGCCTTCACCGAGGACGGCGACCCGGTCCACTACCACGTCTCCCCCACCGTCCTGGCCGATCTCGCCGCGGCGGCCGTCCGCCGGGGACAGCGCGAACCCGCCGCGGAACTGCTGGAGCGGTCGGTGCGGCACCTGGGCACCGGCATGTCGGCACGCGTCGCCCTCCTGGTCGAACGGGGCCGCGCCCTGCTCGCCGACCCGGAGCACGCCGAACGGCACTTCCGGGCGGCGCTGGCGGACGACGCGGGCGAGCAGTGGCCCTTCGAGCGGGCACAGACCCGCCTGGACTACGGAGAGTGGCTGCGCCGGCGGCGTCGCATAGCGGAGGCCCGCCCGCTGCTGACCGGAGCACTCGACACGTTCCGGCGGCTCGGCGCCCGACCGTGGATCGAACGCACCCGGGCGGAACTGCGGGCCGCCGGCGTCGAGGCGACCAGTGCCACGCCCCGGGCGCTCACCGAACTCAGCCCCCAGCAGCAGCAGATCGTCCGGCTCGCGGCCCGCGGCCTGACGAACCGTGAGATCGGGGAGCGGCTGTTCCTCTCCCCGCGCACGGTCGGCTCCCACCTCTACCGGGTCTTCCCCAAGCTGGGCGTCACCGCCCGCTCGCAACTGCGCGACGCGGTCGACCGCCCGCCGGTGACGGCGACTGCCGCACACCTCACATCCGTCACACGTCACATCGGCTGA
- a CDS encoding MBL fold metallo-hydrolase: MDTITLGDVTVTRVREYYGPVDLTAEAFVPDSPAQAWDAHRSWLVPDFLDAETRIVNSAIQTWVLRSEGRTILVDTGVGNHKDRPYAPVWNRLDTDFLGNLARAGVRPEDVDIVINTHLHVDHVGWNTYLDGRTWVPTFPNATYLMAKADFDYWNPANEIRTLLGRGNQNVFEDSVAPVHEAGLTRLWEGSHRIDRNLVLDLAPGHTPGSSVLRLESGADRALFVGDLMHSPIQIVEPDANSCFCEDPAEARATRHKLLGAAVDGNALVFPAHLGGHGAAEVVREGGKFAVKGWAPFAKYATYTESA; this comes from the coding sequence GTGGACACCATCACCCTGGGCGACGTCACCGTGACCCGAGTCCGGGAGTACTACGGCCCCGTCGACCTGACGGCCGAGGCGTTCGTCCCGGACAGCCCGGCCCAGGCGTGGGACGCGCACCGTTCCTGGCTGGTCCCGGACTTCCTGGACGCCGAGACCCGGATCGTCAACTCGGCGATCCAGACCTGGGTCCTGCGCAGCGAGGGCAGGACCATCCTGGTCGACACCGGCGTCGGCAACCACAAGGACCGGCCGTACGCGCCGGTGTGGAACCGCCTGGACACCGACTTCCTGGGCAACCTCGCCCGCGCCGGGGTCCGCCCCGAGGACGTCGACATCGTGATCAACACCCACCTGCACGTCGACCACGTCGGCTGGAACACCTACCTCGACGGCCGCACCTGGGTGCCGACGTTCCCCAACGCCACCTACCTCATGGCCAAGGCGGACTTCGACTACTGGAACCCCGCCAACGAGATCAGGACCCTGCTCGGCCGGGGCAACCAGAACGTCTTCGAGGACAGCGTCGCCCCCGTGCACGAGGCCGGTCTCACCCGGCTGTGGGAGGGCAGCCACCGGATCGACCGCAACCTGGTCCTCGACCTCGCCCCGGGCCACACCCCCGGCTCCTCCGTACTGAGGCTGGAGTCCGGCGCCGACCGGGCCCTGTTCGTCGGCGACCTGATGCACAGCCCCATCCAGATCGTCGAGCCCGACGCCAACAGCTGCTTCTGCGAGGACCCCGCCGAAGCCCGCGCCACCCGCCACAAGCTCCTGGGCGCGGCGGTCGACGGCAACGCCCTCGTCTTCCCCGCCCACCTCGGCGGCCACGGCGCCGCCGAGGTCGTCCGCGAGGGCGGCAAGTTCGCCGTCAAGGGCTGGGCGCCCTTC